The following coding sequences lie in one Spinacia oleracea cultivar Varoflay chromosome 1, BTI_SOV_V1, whole genome shotgun sequence genomic window:
- the LOC110779077 gene encoding uncharacterized protein: MRTLDEQETTIVFEKLFKFVGNNLKNIVDNPSYEGPAQDPLPGRYCFRLQKNRVYYASESLVKRATNVSKELLVSLGVQVGKFTHSGNFHLTIHALSLLAPNAKHKVWLKPTSEMSFLYGNAVLKAHLGRITEDINGGDGIVVYSMSDVPLGFGIATKSTKDVRKSDPQTMVVIHQGDIGEYLRLEDEL; encoded by the coding sequence ATGAGAACCCTAGACGAGCAAGAAACCACCATCGTGTTCGAGAAACTCTTCAAGTTCGTCGGCAACAACCTCAAGAACATCGTCGACAATCCATCCTACGAAGGGCCCGCACAAGACCCGCTCCCAGGCCGGTACTGCTTCCGCCTCCAGAAGAATCGTGTGTACTACGCTAGTGAATCACTCGTGAAACGCGCAACAAACGTTTCGAAGGAGCTGCTGGTTTCACTGGGTGTACAAGTGGGGAAGTTCACCCACAGTGGGAACTTCCATCTGACAATTCACGCTCTATCTCTCTTGGCCCCGAATGCGAAGCACAAGGTATGGCTTAAACCGACCTCAGAGATGTCGTTTTTGTATGGGAATGCTGTGTTGAAGGCTCATTTAGGGAGGATTACTGAAGATATAAATGGTGGTGATGGTATTGTTGTTTATTCAATGTCTGATGTTCCTTTGGGTTTCGGAATCGCCACCAAATCGACCAAGGATGTTCGTAAATCAGACCCGCAAACTATGGTGGTCATTCATCAAGGTGATATTGGTGAGTATTTGAGGTTGGAGGATGAGCTTTGA
- the LOC110789273 gene encoding chlorophyll a-b binding protein, chloroplastic: MSSVCASSATTAVCASSASSQKKGNVLGATRASFLGGKKLRDSSKYRTPVSSNSFSVSAAAAEPERPIWFPGSTPPSWLDGSLPADFGFDPLGFGSDPETLRWMVQSEIVHCRWAMLGAAGIFIPEFLTKLGILNTPSWYTAGELDYFTDTTTLFVVELVLIGWAEGRRWADILKPGCVNTDPIFPNNKLTGTDVGYPGGLWFDPLGWGSGSPQKVKELRTKEIKNGRLAMLAVMGAWFQHIYTGTGPIDNLFAHLADPGHATIFSAFTPK; encoded by the exons ATGTCTTCTGTGTGTGCTTCTTCAGCCACCACAGCTGTTTGTGCTTCTTCTGCCAG ttcACAGAAGAAAGGAAATGTATTGGGAGCAACAAGAGCATCATTCCTAGGAGGAAAGAAGTTGAGAGACAGCAGCAAATACAGAACACCCGTTTCCTCAAACTCCTTCTCTGTCTCCGCAGCTGCAGCTGAACCAGAGAGGCCTATTTGGTTCCCTGGTAGCACCCCTCCTTCTTGGCTTGATGGAAG CCTTCCAGCAGACTTTGGCTTTGATCCTCTTGGATTTG GTTCGGACCCAGAAACATTGAGATGGATGGTACAATCAGAAATAGTACATTGCAGGTGGGCAATGTTAGGAGCAGCTGGTATTTTCATCCCTGAATTCTTAACCAAACTTGGCATCCTAAACACCCCTTCTTGGTACACTGCTGGTGAACTCGACTACTTCACCGACACCACCACCCTTTTCGTTGTCGAGTTGGTTTTGATTGGTTGGGCCGAAGGACGTAGATGGGCTGACATCCTTAAACCCGGTTGCGTCAACACCGACCCAATCTTCCCCAACAACAAGCTCACCGGTACCGATGTGGGCTACCCTGGTGGGCTTTGGTTTGACCCATTGGGCTGGGGTTCGGGCTCGCCACAAAAGGTTAAGGAGTTGAGGACTAAGGAGATCAAGAATGGTAGGTTGGCTATGTTGGCTGTTATGGGAGCTTGGTTCCAACACATTTACACTGGGACTGGCCCAATTGATAACCTCTTTGCTCATCTTGCTGATCCTGGCCATGCCACTATTTTTTCT GCTTTTACCCCCAAGTGA